DNA from Leptospira mayottensis 200901116:
CATCCTCGATCAAACGATGAGGGCCATTGTTTGATTCCTCTTCGCTTAACATTTCCGAATCCGAAGATCCTTCCCCGTTTGTTTCTTCTTCTGTATTCTCAACTAATGAATGAGACGACTCGCTCTTTCGGTCCCCACCTCGATTGTCTTGTAAGAGATCGTCTTTGTATTTCCGAAGGATTCTTCTCTTTAGCCGCTCTTTTTTTTGCTCCGCTGTTAGATGTCTTCGAAATAAATTGTCTCCTTCGAGTATGTCGTATTCCTCTTCTGCGTTAAGTTCGTTCATATAGTAACGGACAGGAATACTCTCAACACGACGACGCACGTTCTCATCTTCGTGGTCTTTCAACTCCAAGGCGATTCGGTACCGATTCTCTCCCGTCACAAGTGTCCCGTCTTTCTTGGCCGTGAGTGCGTCCAAGATTCCGTTTAGTGCTATGTTCTCTTTGAGATTTGTATATTCTTCTTCGGTTAACGGATCAAAGTCGTTTCTCGGATTCGGCTTCAAACTCGAAGGTGAAACCATCTTCACAATCGGGTTCAGTGTGATTCCCTTCGGTATATACTGTTTCCCAAATGTTGATCCGGGCCGGGGAGTGGACTCTTGTTCTTCCATCCACTCTTTGGCTTTTTCTTCCTGACTCTTCTTCATTGGATTACCTTGCGCTTCTTCCCGCCACAGGTAAGTTCCAAGACTTCCCGAGTCAGTTCCTCGAATAACTCGTATCCCTTCGTGTTCTCCTTCAATGGCTTTCCAAGTTCTCCCGCCGTCTCAATCGCCGATAACTTAGATATGACCGTCTTCGATACTTTGTATTTCTTTTTAAGTCTGTCGATTCGTTCCGATTCCTTCTTTCCCTTTCCGACGATTGAAGGAACAAGTAACGTCTTGGTTTTCTTCTCTGCAAGTTTGGAACCTCCGCCGACGCTTGCTCCGAACCCGTCCGCCTCCGGATGCTCTTCGAATATATTTTCCACTTCTCCCAGTAGAGTTTTCATCCCCTGATAGTTCCATCTGGACGGCCTCACGGGAAACAATACTAAATCCGCTATCGACAATGCAAACCGTAGCTCCAAAGAAAGATACACCGGCGTATCAATGATTATATAATCATAATTGAGTTTTCTTAAATTCTCCGCAAACGATCCGAACACTTCCGGGTCGTTTCCTAATTCATTCGTCATCTCTCCCAATCGTATCGTGGCCGGTAAGATATGAATCCCGGAAAATCCGGTCTCATACACACAAGCCTCGATCTCTTTTTGTTCGAGTAGCGCATGATATACGTTCCTTGTATCCAACTCCTCTTCTTTCACTCCCCGGAGAAAAAAGTCTGTTAGATTGTTGTTCAAATCCAAGTCCATACACAGCACTCTCTTTCTCTTCTTCCATAACTGGATCGAAAGATTGATCGCTGTTGTTGTCTTGGCTACTCCACCTTTTAACGACGCCATCGTGATGATTTGCATGCCTTTGGCCTCCTAATAACTCAGCGCGTCGCTCTCCATGGATCGCTCCGCAGGTTTTTTTAAATCTTGTTTTTGGTTTTGTTTTTGAAAGAAACCGCTAAAGAGGGAAGTCCTCTCTGTAACCGGTCCTTTTCGTTTTGTTGTTTAGAGATTTGGAATGTTACAAGAACCTAATCACTGATCCCTAACACCCTGACATCTAACTCGTGTCGGACTCTTCTTGGTTTGAATCTTTGTCTTTCGATCCGGTCTCTTTTTTAGGGGAAGCTCCTCCCACGAGAGAACTTGAATCCGGTGTATGGAGTGATGGATGTGTCTTGTTATACACTTCCTTGAGCTTTCGAATCGCTACGTGTGTGTAGATTTGGGTCGTGCTCAAATTCGCGTGTCCAAGCATTTCTTGTACGTGTCGTATGTCCGCTCCGTTGTCGAGCATCCCCGTCGCTGTCGTATGCCGGAATATATGCACCGCTTGTCGTTTTTTAACTCCCGCTGTGTCTCTAAATCTTGTAAAATTCTTTGTAATGCTGTTGACGCTTACTTTACAGCCCCTTCTACCTAAAAATAGATGTAACTCTTTTTCTTTCCTTACCAGTAACGGTCGCACCCTTTCCAAATAATCCCCAATCCAATGAAGAGCCCTCTCACTGATCGGAATCAATCTGTCTTTTTTACCTTTACCTTCTCGAACCAGTAATGTCTTTGTTACAAAGTCAATATCGCTTACATACAAATTCCCGAGTTCCATCCTCCGTATCCCCGTCGAATAGATTACCTCAAGCATCACCCTGTCACGAAATCCATACACCGTCGTCACGTCCGGCATCGACAAGATCCTTTCTGCTTCGTCCACACTTAATACATTGTGAGGGATGATTTGTTTCACAAACTTAGGAATCTCTAAGTCCAACGCAGGATTCAAAAGCAACACACGCTTTTTCGTAAGCCACGCGAAATAATCCTTCACAATATTTAGGTATTTGTATTTCTGATTGTTCGATAGTTCCTTGCCATTCGCTTTACGCATTGTCGTTATATACGTTCGATATCTTTCTAATAGAGATAACGTTACTTCTTTCACATTACGAACTTCTCGCAATTCGCACCAATTTGAAAACTTTGTAATAGTCAAATATACATTTCCCAAAGTCGCGATCGCATTTCCTTGCGCCGTTCGTTTCCACTCGATATATTCATATCCGTAGTTTAATATCGTTTCGGGTGGTGAGTTCTTTAAATATTCTAACTTCTCGCTCCAATACATAGCATTCCTTCACAAGCAACCGACAGCTGCAACTGGGCGGTTTTCTTTTTTTCTCTCTAGAATACATTGTTTAAGTGTTAAATTCGTATTTTGAACCCAAACCCCACCTAAACCCTTACAGAATGCGAGAATGGGGGGGCGGCTACCCCCAGGCGACCCCCCGGTTTTGCCTAGGCGAAGGGGGAGCGAAGTGGCCTTT
Protein-coding regions in this window:
- a CDS encoding ParA family protein, encoding MQIITMASLKGGVAKTTTAINLSIQLWKKRKRVLCMDLDLNNNLTDFFLRGVKEEELDTRNVYHALLEQKEIEACVYETGFSGIHILPATIRLGEMTNELGNDPEVFGSFAENLRKLNYDYIIIDTPVYLSLELRFALSIADLVLFPVRPSRWNYQGMKTLLGEVENIFEEHPEADGFGASVGGGSKLAEKKTKTLLVPSIVGKGKKESERIDRLKKKYKVSKTVISKLSAIETAGELGKPLKENTKGYELFEELTREVLELTCGGKKRKVIQ
- a CDS encoding tyrosine-type recombinase/integrase; translation: MYWSEKLEYLKNSPPETILNYGYEYIEWKRTAQGNAIATLGNVYLTITKFSNWCELREVRNVKEVTLSLLERYRTYITTMRKANGKELSNNQKYKYLNIVKDYFAWLTKKRVLLLNPALDLEIPKFVKQIIPHNVLSVDEAERILSMPDVTTVYGFRDRVMLEVIYSTGIRRMELGNLYVSDIDFVTKTLLVREGKGKKDRLIPISERALHWIGDYLERVRPLLVRKEKELHLFLGRRGCKVSVNSITKNFTRFRDTAGVKKRQAVHIFRHTTATGMLDNGADIRHVQEMLGHANLSTTQIYTHVAIRKLKEVYNKTHPSLHTPDSSSLVGGASPKKETGSKDKDSNQEESDTS